A DNA window from Pristis pectinata isolate sPriPec2 chromosome 29, sPriPec2.1.pri, whole genome shotgun sequence contains the following coding sequences:
- the LOC127584306 gene encoding heparan sulfate glucosamine 3-O-sulfotransferase 1-like, whose amino-acid sequence MSWLMIGVLMLLLEVPLFLSNTQSKDLARWHRPRRVETASQRKNLLSFLGANATRKVPQAIIIGVRKGGTRALLEMINLHPDVVVARAEVHFFDWDENYQKGFDWYREQMPVSLPHQLTVEKTPGYFTAWKAAERIHDMSNLTRLLLIVRDPAERVISDYTQVLYNRKERRKWYQPVEEILVQNGKLNAKYKAVQRSLYDVHMASWLRLFPLHQIHLVDGDVLIKDPLSQLQEVERFLQLPPRIKASNFYFNQTKGFYCMHTAGRERCLDQSKGRPHPLVNRTVLWQLCHYFGEHNKNFFRMVGRTFNWC is encoded by the exons ATGTCGTGGTTAATGATCGGAGTCCTGATGCTTCTACTGGAAGTCCCCCTGTTCCTTTCCAACACCCAGTCGAAGGACTTGGCTCGCTGGCACCGGCCTCGGCGTGTGGAGACAGCATCTCAGAGGAAGAACCTTCTGTCCTTCCTGGGCGCCAATGCCACTCGCAAG gttccacaGGCAATTATCATCGGAGTTCGGAAAGGGGGAACTCGAGCTCTGTTGGAGATGATAAACCTGCACCCTGACGTTGTGGTGGCCAGGGCAGAGGTCCACTTCTTTGACTGGGATGAGAATTACCAGAAGGGCTTCGACTGGTACCGAGAGCAGATGCCAGTGTCTCTGCCCCACCAACTTACAGTGGAGAAAACCCCCGGTTACTTCACCGCGTGGAAGGCTGCTGAGAGAATCCATGACATGAGCAACTTGACCAGGCTGCTACTCATCGTTCGAGATCCTGCAGAACGCGTCATTTCTGACTACACCCAAGTGTTGTACAATAGAAAGGAACGTCGCAAGTGGTACCAGCCTGTTGAAGAAATTCTAGTGCAGAATGGGAAACTAAACGCCAAGTACAAGGCCGTCCAGCGCAGCCTGTACGATGTCCACATGGCAAGCTGGCTGAGACTATTCCCATTGCACCAAATCCACCTCGTGGACGGAGATGTTTTGATCAAGGATCCactgtcacagctgcaggaagtGGAGAGGTTTCTCCAGCTTCCCCCTCGAATCAAAGCCTCCAACTTCTATTTCAACCAGACCAAAGGTTTCTACTGTATGCACACTGCAGGACGCGAGAGGTGCCTGGATCAGTCCAAAGGGCGGCCCCACCCTCTGGTGAATCGAACTGTGCTGTGGCAACTCTGCCATTACTTTGGAGAACACAACAAGAACTTCTTCAGAATGGTGGGGAGGACATTTAACTGGTGCTGA